Proteins from a genomic interval of Trifolium pratense cultivar HEN17-A07 linkage group LG6, ARS_RC_1.1, whole genome shotgun sequence:
- the LOC123889517 gene encoding uncharacterized protein C594.04c-like, with protein sequence MHPSIHPSIMMNKGRHALIAFLVPLPSIIFYLSFINYSIYTCHPLLLVNLLFFFNVNLLFWLIAQIQSSHWMIDPYWTVIPVMLVHYYSSHPLAHYNCWRSRIVILLTWVWSIRLFHNYFRRENWQWGARQDWRFTDMSQQYGKHWWWASFFSIYLPHQLLLIGLSLPFYVIHSVNQPLSMWDLLALLLCLSGILLAYFADTQLYNFVNNKNKKKVLESGLWYYSRHPNYLGEQLWWWGLVVFAWNLGHGWTFIGALANTMCLGYVTKLVEQRMLKQQNRAEAYRMYQSTTSVWIPCFKFNSSASNLRLKNKNA encoded by the exons ATGcatccatccatccatccatccatcaTGATGAACAAAGGCCGCCACGCCTTGATAGCATTCTTGGTTCCTCTTCCATCTATCATCTTCTACCTCTCattcatcaattattcaatttacACCTGCCACCCTCTCCTATTAGTCAATCTCCTTTTCTTCTTCAATGTCAATTTGCTCTTTTGGCTCATCGCTCAAATCCAATCCAGCCACTGG ATGATTGACCCTTATTGGACAGTGATACCTGTGATGCTTGTACATTACTATTCATCCCACCCTTTGGCTCACTATAATTGCTGGAGGTCAAGAATCGTGATCTTGTTGACTTGGGTGTGGAGTATTAGGCTCTTCCACAACTACTTCAGAAGAGAAAACTGGCAATGGGGTGCCAGACAGGATTGGCGTTTTACTGATATGTCCCAACAATATGGGAAACATTGGTGGTGGGCTTCCTTCTTCTCCATCTACCTCCCTCATCAGCTATTGCTCATTGGATTGTCACTTCCCTTCTATGTTATCCACTCCGTTAATCAACCTTTGAGCATGTGGGACTTGCTAGCCCTACTTCTGTGTCTATCTGGCATCCTCCTAGCATATTTTGCGGATACTCAGCTTTACAATTttgtcaacaacaaaaacaagaagaagGTCCTTGAGAGTGGATTGTGGTACTATTCTCGACATCCCAATTACTTGGGTGAACAACTCTGGTGGTGGGGACTTGTTGTATTCGCTTGGAATTTGGGACATGGATGGACCTTCATAGGAGCATTGGCTAACACAATGTGTTTGGGTTATGTTACCAAGCTTGTGGAACAGAGAATGTTGAAACAACAAAACAGAGCAGAGGCATATAGGATGTATCAGAGTACAACTTCCGTATGGATCCCCTGTTTCAAGTTCAATTCATCAGCTTCTAATTTACGTCTCAAAAATAAGAATGCTTGA